In Nicotiana tabacum cultivar K326 chromosome 19, ASM71507v2, whole genome shotgun sequence, one DNA window encodes the following:
- the LOC107790402 gene encoding uncharacterized protein LOC107790402: MMSFCNKNVHPFLNLANAKDNGTVLDFSLPRRNIFTGGSIDTQNPTNYLESTSMTPPTTAGEKKDPGGIGFLDDVGGSVDGLMSCTESLGFESSDERTVDDQIEDHDQDDFNPRKSYMASYSNSRCWQRSINSEKKEIKKFPPPLSSLNQDGKPNFFMRAVRKDGRLELTEVKIGRPETLLASRQDGRLRLHLIRDEEEEENEDFTLEREEHLDDEEEMIETVEEEEDKVAEWKFPVTSGGSGDGVRRCYGGHHHHRHNNHRHDLHVWRQHCVTTS; encoded by the coding sequence ATGATGAGTTTTTGCAACAAAAACGTTCACCCTTTCTTAAATTTAGCAAACGCCAAAGACAATGGAACAGTGTTAGACTTTTCCCTCCCTCGCCGAAATATTTTCACCGGCGGTTCAATTGACACTCAAAATCCAACCAATTACCTCGAGTCCACCTCCATGACACCGCCTACCACCGCCGGCGAGAAAAAAGATCCCGGCGGAATTGGGTTCTTAGACGATGTTGGTGGAAGTGTTGATGGACTAATGTCTTGTACTGAGTCTCTAGGTTTCGAGAGCTCCGATGAGAGGACAGTGGATGATCAAATTGAGGATCATGATCAAGATGATTTCAATCCTAGGAAATCATATATGGCTAGTTATTCTAATTCAAGGTGCTGGCAAAGATCAATTAATTCGGAGAAGAAAGAAATTAAGAAGTTTCCGCCGCCATTATCATCCTTAAACCAAGACGGAAAGCCAAATTTCTTCATGCGTGCGGTGAGAAAAGATGGAAGGTTAGAGTTGACAGAGGTGAAAATTGGTCGGCCCGAAACTCTCCTTGCTTCCCGCCAAGATGGACGGCTGAGATTACATCTCATTCgcgatgaagaagaagaggaaaacgAAGATTTTACCCTGGAAAGAGAGGAACACCTAGACGATGAAGAAGAGATGATTGAaacagttgaagaagaagaagacaaggttgCAGAGTGGAAGTTTCCGGTGACAAGCGGTGGCAGTGGAGATGGTGTTCGGAGATGTTACGGTGGCCATCACCATCATCGTCATAACAACCACCGCCATGATTTACATGTGTGGAGGCAACACTGTGTCACAACTAGCTAG